A part of Drosophila bipectinata strain 14024-0381.07 chromosome 3L, DbipHiC1v2, whole genome shotgun sequence genomic DNA contains:
- the CSN1b gene encoding COP9 signalosome complex subunit 1b translates to MPVLPMPPLMQNAVEPMQVDAPPNEDNENNEEQPIVVENPNIDLEVYANQYTGIVRLHRLIYVADVCPSLAVEALKMAITYVQTTYNVNLYQVLHKRLSDLTAGNAPAPLGNAGGDQAAPAGGGAVPAVAPLPDIAAQPMAQAQGQAQPAGEKDAFAYDAGWVDTKMKKAALKLEKLDSDLKNYKSNSIKESIRRGHDDLADHYLSCGDLTNALKCYSRARDYCTSGKHVVNMCLNVIKVSIYLQNWAHVMSYISKAESTPDFSEGSKEANAQVHTRLECAAGLAELQQKKYKVAAKHFLNANFDHCDFPEMISTNNVAVYGGLCALATFDRQELKRLVIASTSFKLFLEWGPQIRDIIFKFYESKYASCLTLLDEIKDNLLVDMYIAPHVTNLYTKIRNRALIQYFSPYMSADMHKMAMAFNSSVGDLENEVMQLILDGQIQARIDSHNKILYAKEADQRNSTFERALIMGKQYQRQTRMLILRAAMLKSHIHVKSISREGGSNHGAELCVSAGSSTTAQLARI, encoded by the exons ATGCCCGTGCTGCCGATGCCGCCACTAATGCAG aaCGCAGTGGAGCCGATGCAAGTGGATGCACCGCCAAACGAGGATAATGAAAACAACGAGGAGCAGCCTATTGTTGTGGAAAATCCCAACATCGATCTGGAGGTGTACGCAAATCAATATACCGGCATAGTGCGACTGCACCGCCTGATTTATGTGGCCGACGTTTGTCCCAGCTTGGCGGTGGAAGCCCTGAAGATGGCCATTACCTATGTGCAGACCACCTACAACGTAAATCTTTACCAGGTACTTCATAAGCGCCTGAGCGATCTAACTGCCGGTAATGCTCCGGCTCCGTTGGGAAATGCAGGTGGTGACCAAGCAGCTCCAGCCGGTGGTGGTGCTGTGCCGGCAGTTGCTCCTTTGCCGGATATTGCCGCCCAACCAATGGCCCAAGCTCAGGGACAAGCTCAACCTGCCGGCGAAAAGGATGCCTTTGCATACGACGCAGGTTGGGTGGACACTAAGATGAAGAAGGCTGCCCTGAAGCTGGAGAAACTAGACTCGGATTTGAAGAACTACAAATCAAACTCGATCAAAGAGAGCATACGTCGTGGACATGACGATTTGGCTGACCACTATCTCAGCTGCGGAGACCTCACAAATGCCCTAAAGTGTTATTCGCGGGCCAGAGACTACTGCACCAGCGGCAAGCATGTTGTCAACATGTGCCTTAACGTGATTAAGGTCTCCATTTATCTCCAAAACTGGGCGCATGTGATGAGCTACATTTCCAAGGCGGAAAGCACGCCAGACTTTTCCGAGGGATCCAAGGAAGCAAACGCCCAAGTCCACACGCGGTTGGAGTGTGCTGCAGGCTTGGCGGAACTGCAGCAGAAAAAGTACAAGGTGGCTGCCAAGCATTTCTTAAACGCCAACTTCGACCACTGCGATTTCCCCGAGATGATCTCCACGAACAATGTGGCGGTGTACGGTGGTCTTTGCGCCTTGGCCACATTCGATCGGCAGGAACTGAAACGACTCGTTATAGCGTCCACATCATTCAAACTGTTCCTAGAATGGGGACCGCAGATTAGAGATATAATATTCAAGTTCTACGAAAGCAAGTACGCATCCTGTCTGACTTTACTGGACGAGATCAAGGACAACCTACTTGTGGACATGTATATAGCTCCCCATGTCACCAATCTATACACCAAAATACGAAATCGGGCTTTGATTCAATACTTTAGTCCCTACATGTCGGCTGATATGCACAAAATGGCCATGGCTTTCAATTCATCCGTGGGCGACTTGGAGAACGAGGTGATGCAGCTTATATTGGATGGGCAGATCCAGGCACGCATCGACTCCCACAACAAGATCCTGTACGCCAAGGAAGCCGATCAAAGAAACAGCACATTCGAAAGGGCTCTGATCATGGGCAAGCAGTACCAACGACAAACCAGGATGCTCATCCTTCGTGCTGCCATGCTGAAAAGCCACATTCACGTGAAGAGCATCTCGCGGGAGGGTGGCAGTAACCATGGCGCCGAGCTTTGCGTATCTGCCGGATCCTCCACAACCGCTCAGCTGGCCAGGATCTAA
- the Acadvl gene encoding very long-chain specific acyl-CoA dehydrogenase, mitochondrial, whose amino-acid sequence MWKYRTLNNCNLAVSSLICSRLPANQAKFNAVCNSRNKSTVTENQSFMANIFRGSLVSKQVFPYPDVLTAEQKELTNSLIDPFERFFSDVNDAAKSDANGKMDDDVAKALWELGAFGIQVPSDFGGLGLNNTQYGRLCAIVGANDLGLGITIGAHQSIGFKGILLYGTSEQKAKYLPKVAAETVYAAFALTEPSSGSDAGSIRCRAVKTPDNKYYVLNGSKIWISNGGIAEIMTVFAQTEVVDPKTGQKKDKVTAFIVERSFGGVTSGPPEKKMGIKASNTTEVYFEDVKIPVENVLGKEGDGFKVAMNILNNGRFGMGATLSGTMKKCIELATAHATNRVQFGQHLKNYKGIQDKIAQMNILQYATESMAFAIAQNMDAGSQDYHLEAAISKIYASECAWTVCDEAIQILGGMGYMVETGLERVLRDLRIFRIFEGTNDILRLFVALTGIQNAGSHLKELQQAFKNPAANLGLIFKEASKRAASTVGLGGTDLSVHVADELLPFSKKTAHCIDLFGQTVEELLIRYKKDIIHEQILLTKLANAAIDIYSMVVTQSRATRAVNLNLPTAQHELNMTKALTIQASDRVINNLKDITSSRQKALNEQISVIAGTIFENGGVNTTGILDEN is encoded by the coding sequence ATGTGGAAATACAGGACCTTGAATAATTGCAATCTGGCCGTGAGCTCCCTCATCTGCAGCCGTTTGCCAGCCAACCAAGCCAAATTTAATGCAGTATGTAACAGCCGAAACAAGTCCACTGTGACCGAAAATCAATCTTTTATGGCCAACATTTTTCGAGGGTCACTGGTTTCCAAACAAGTCTTTCCCTATCCAGATGTTTTGACGGCGGAACAAAAGGAATTGACCAACAGCCTCATAGACCCGTTTGAACGCTTCTTTTCGGACGTTAACGATGCAGCCAAAAGCGATGCCAACGGAAAAATGGATGATGACGTAGCGAAGGCGTTATGGGAACTCGGCGCGTTCGGAATTCAAGTACCATCAGATTTCGGTGGCTTGGGCTTGAACAATACTCAATATGGAAGACTTTGCGCCATTGTGGGGGCCAATGATTTGGGCCTCGGCATTACCATTGGCGCTCACCAAAGTATCGGCTTCAAGGGAATACTTTTGTATGGAACATCTGAGCAAAAGGCCAAATACCTTCCGAAAGTGGCCGCCGAAACTGTTTATGCTGCATTTGCTCTTACGGAGCCCAGTTCTGGCTCGGATGCTGGATCCATTCGCTGTCGAGCGGTAAAGACTCCGGATAACAAATACTATGTCTTGAATGGCTCCAAAATCTGGATTTCCAATGGAGGCATTGCTGAAATCATGACCGTTTTTGCCCAGACCGAAGTAGTGGATCCCAAGACTGGCCAGAAGAAGGACAAAGTTACAGCCTTTATAGTGGAGCGTTCGTTTGGAGGAGTCACCAGTGGCCCGCCAGAAAAGAAAATGGGTATCAAGGCCTCGAACACCACAGAGGTTTACTTCGAGGATGTGAAAATTCCGGTGGAAAATGTTCTGGGCAAGGAAGGCGATGGCTTCAAGGTGGCCATGAATATATTGAACAATGGTCGTTTTGGAATGGGAGCCACCCTCTCCGGAACCATGAAGAAATGCATTGAACTTGCCACTGCCCATGCCACCAACCGAGTACAATTCGGGCAGCATCTTAAGAACTACAAGGGAATCCAGGACAAAATCGCACAAATGAACATTCTGCAGTACGCTACTGAATCGATGGCGTTCGCCATTGCCCAAAACATGGATGCTGGTAGTCAGGACTACCATTTGGAAGCTGCGATATCTAAGATCTATGCCTCTGAATGTGCCTGGACCGTGTGCGACGAGGCCATCCAAATCCTGGGAGGCATGGGCTACATGGTTGAGACGGGTCTGGAGAGAGTTCTGCGAGACTTGCGTATTTTCCGCATCTTCGAGGGCACAAACGATATTCTCCGGTTGTTTGTCGCCTTGACTGGCATCCAAAACGCTGGCTCGCacctgaaggagctgcaacaGGCCTTCAAAAACCCAGCCGCCAATCTGGGACTAATATTCAAGGAGGCTTCAAAGCGGGCTGCATCCACAGTCGGCCTGGGCGGCACCGACCTCAGTGTTCATGTGGCTGATGAACTGTTgccattttccaaaaaaaccGCTCATTGCATTGATCTTTTTGGTCAGACGGTGGAGGAGCTGCTTATCCGATACAAGAAGGACATTATCCACGAACAGATTTTGCTTACCAAACTGGCAAACGCTGCCATTGACATATACTCCATGGTTGTAACACAATCGCGGGCCACTCGGGCTGTAAACCTTAATTTGCCCACCGCCCAGCACGAGCTGAACATGACCAAAGCTTTAACCATTCAGGCATCCGACCGAGTGATAAACAATCTCAAGGATATCACTTCCAGCCGGCAAAAGGCGCTCAACGAACAAATTTCGGTTATAGCCGGAACCATCTTCGAAAACGGAGGTGTTAACACAACTGGTATCTTAGACGAAAATTAA
- the Prp6 gene encoding pre-mRNA-processing factor 6: MSNITAAVIANRNKKHFLGVPAPLGYVAGVGRGATGFTTRSDIGPARDANDVSDDRHAPPATKRKKKDEEEEEDEDLNDSNYDEFSGYSGSLFSKDPYDKDDEEADAIYDSIDKRMDEKRKEYRDRRLREDLERYRQERPKIQQQFSDLKRSLASVTSEEWSTIPEVGDSRNRKQRNPRAEKFTPLPDSVLSRNLGGETSSTLDPTSGLASMVPGVATPGMLTPTGDLDLRKIGQARNTLMNVKLSQVSDSVTGQTVVDPKGYLTDLQSMIPTYGGDINDIKKARLLLKSVRETNPNHPPAWIASARLEEVTGKVQMARNLIMRGCEMNPQSEDLWLEAARLQPPDTAKAVIAQAARHIPTSVRIWIKAADLETETKAKRRVFRKALEHIPNSVRLWKAAVELENPDDARILLSRAVECCNTSVELWLALARLETYENARKVLNKARENIPTDRQIWTTAAKLEEANGNIHMVEKIIDRSLTSLTVNGVEINRDHWFQEAIESEKSGAVNCCQAIVKAVIGIGVEEEDRKQTWIDDAEFCAKENAFECARAVYAHALQIFPSKKSIWLRAAYFEKNHGTRESLEALLQRAVAHCPKSEILWLMGAKSKWMAGDVPAARGILSLAFQANPNSEDIWLAAVKLESENAEYERARRLLAKARGSAPTPRVMMKSARLEWALERFDEALRLLVEAVEVFPDFPKLWMMKGQIEEQQRRTDDAAATYTQGLKKCPTSIPLWILSANLEERKGVLTKARSILERGRLRNPKVAVLWLEAIRVELRAGLKEIASTMMARALQECPNAGELWAEAIFMETKPQRKTKSVDALKKCEHDPHVLLAVSKLFWSEHKFSKCRDWFNRTVKIDPDLGDAWAYFYKFELLHGTEQQQQEVVDRCIAAEPTHGESWCRVSKNIQNWQFKTPDVLRAVVRELSIPV, from the exons ATGTCAAACATAACGGCAGCGGTTATAGCCAACCGCAATAAGAAGCATTTCCTAGGAGTTCCAGCTCCTTTGGGATATGTGGCCGGCGTTGGCAGAGG tGCCACTGGCTTCACCACCCGATCTGATATTGGTCCTGCCCGCGACGCCAACGATGTGTCTGACGATCGCCATGCGCCGCCAGCCACCAAACGTAAGAAAAAAGatgaagaagaggaagaggacGAAGATCTGAACGACTCAAACTATGATGAGTTTAGTGGTTACAGTGGCTCCCTGTTTTCCAAGGATCCATACGATAAGGACGATGAGGAGGCGGACGCTATTTACGACTCTATAGACAAGCGGATGGATGAGAAACGGAAGGAGTACCGTGATCGAAGGCTGCGCGAGGATTTGGAACGTTATCGCCAGGAGCGGCCGAAGATCCAGCAGCAGTTTAGTGATCTTAAACGTTCTCTAGCCAGCGTCACGTCCGAGGAGTGGTCTACGATTCCTGAAGTAGGCGACAGTCGAAACcgcaagcaacggaatcccaGGGCAGAGAAATTTACGCCTTTACCGGATAGCGTCCTGTCCAGGAATCTGGGTGGCGAAACATCCTCTACGCTGGATCCAACTTCAGGACTGGCTTCCATGGTTCCTGGTGTCGCCACCCCTGGCATGCTGACACCAACAGGAGATTTGGATTTGCGAAAAATTGGACAGGCGCGAAATACCCTCATGAACGTGAAGCTTTCTCAGGTTTCTGATTCGGTGACAGGTCAAACTGTGGTGGATCCCAAGGGCTACCTCACCGATCTTCAGAGTATGATTCCCACTTACGGTGGTGACATCAACGACATAAAGAAAGCCCGTTTACTGCTCAAGAGTGTCCGAGAAACCAACCCCAATCATCCTCCCGCATGGATAGCATCTGCCCGTTTGGAGGAGGTCACTGGAAAAGTTCAAATGGCCAGGAATCTGATAATGCGGGGTTGCGAAATGAATCCTCAGTCGGAAGATCTCTGGCTGGAGGCAGCGCGTCTGCAACCTCCAGACACTGCTAAGGCGGTGATTGCCCAGGCTGCTCGTCACATTCCCACCTCTGTTCGGATTTGGATCAAGGCAGCCGACTTGGAAACCGAAACTAAGGCGAAGAGAAGGGTGTTCCGAAAGGCTCTGGAGCACATTCCTAACTCTGTGCGCCTATGGAAGGCCGCCGTGGAGCTAGAAAATCCAGATGATGCACGAATTCTGTTATCTCGTGCCGTGGAATGTTGTAACACTAGTGTGGAGCTCTGGTTGGCTTTAGCTCGTTTGGAAACCTACGAGAATGCCAGAAAGGTTCTGAACAAGGCGCGTGAGAATATTCCCACAGATCGCCAGATTTGGACAACGGCTGCCAAGTTGGAAGAGGCGAATGGAAACATCCACATGGTGGAGAAGATCATTGACCGATCCCTGACATCACTTACAGTTAATGGTGTGGAGATTAATAGGGATCACTGGTTCCAGGAAGCCATCGAGTCAGAGAAATCGGGTGCCGTGAACTGCTGCCAGGCCATTGTAAAGGCAGTCATTGGAATCGGAGTAGAGGAAGAGGATCGCAAGCAAACCTGGATCGATGATGCAGAATTT TGCGCCAAGGAGAATGCTTTTGAGTGTGCTCGAGCCGTCTACGCTCATGCCCTGCAAATATTCCCCTCGAAGAAGAGTATCTGGCTGAGAGCGGCTTACTTTGAAAAGAACCACGGTACTCGCGAATCCTTGGAGGCTTTACTTCAGCGCGCTGTTGCCCATTGTCCCAAATCGGAGATTCTGTGGCTGATGGGCGCCAAGTCCAAGTGGATGGCCGGGGATGTGCCAGCAGCGAGAGGTATTCTCTCATTGGCCTTTCAGGCTAATCCCAATTCGGAGGATATTTGGTTGGCTGCCGTTAAATTGGAGTCTGAAAATGCGGAATACGAAAGAGCACGACGATTGTTGGCCAAGGCTCGAGGATCTGCTCCCACGCCAAGGGTGATGATGAAGTCGGCTAGACTGGAGTGGGCTCTAGAACGCTTCGATGAAGCTCTCAGGCTGCTCGTGGAAGCTGTCGAGGTATTCCCAGACTTTCCAAAACTGTGGATGATGAAGGGGCAGATTGAGGAGCAACAGCGTAGGACGGATGATGCCGCGGCTACGTATACCCAGGGTCTGAAAAAGTGTCCCACTTCCATACCTTTGTGGATATTGTCTGCCAACTTGGAGGAGCGAAAAGGGGTATTGACAAAGGCTCGCTCCATTCTGGAACGCGGACGTCTGCGGAATCCAAAGGTTGCAGTTCTTTGGCTGGAGGCTATTAGGGTGGAACTGCGAGCGGGTTTGAAGGAAATCGCCAGCACTATGATGGCTAGAGCTCTGCAGGAATGCCCCAACGCCGGCGAGCTCTGGGCGGAGGCCATCTTTATGGAAACAAAGCCCCAAAGAAAGACCAAGTCGGTTGATGCTCTGAAGAAGTGTGAGCACGATCCTCACGTACTGCTGGCGGTATCTAAGCTGTTTTGGTCGGAGCACAAGTTTTCCAAGTGCAGGGATTGGTTCAATCGAACG GTTAAAATCGATCCTGATTTGGGTGATGCCTGGGCGTATTTCTACAAGTTTGAATTGCTACACGGGAcagaacagcaacagcaggaaGTCGTTGATCGCTGCATTGCCGCGGAACCCACGCATGGAGAATCCTGGTGTCGCGTTAGCAAGAATATCCAAAACTGGCAATTCAAAACACCCGACGTCCTGCGAGCCGTTGTTCGTGAACTTTCTATACCCGTCTAA